In Salvelinus sp. IW2-2015 linkage group LG23, ASM291031v2, whole genome shotgun sequence, a genomic segment contains:
- the si:ch211-117m20.4 gene encoding inactive serine protease PAMR1 produces MGGCKGRHQELKKDRXGDSDCCWFGYKSLCRVNCGRPDVDYNGMVYGNDWWVGSVVRYACRSGFLLVGDPARACQSNGGWTPKPSCLRVCRQGRVEITEKELETATCSSTCPLKSYMGPLKQGCYGIDNCRKMNPDWKRWFTRCDTCLCDCHIACASLG; encoded by the exons ATGGGAGGTTGTAAGGGGAGACACCAGGAACTGAAGAAGGATCGCTGRGGGGACTCTGACTGCTGCTGGTTTGGCTATAAATCCCTCTGCAGAG TGAACTGTGGGAGGCCTGACGTGGACTATAACGGGATGGTGTACGGGAACGACTGGTGGGTGGGCTCAGTTGTCCGGTACGCCTGTCGCTCTGGCTTCCTATTGGTGGGGGACCCTGCCCGAGCCTGCCAATCCAATGGAGGCTGGACCCCCAAACCCTCCTGTCTCA GGGTGTGTCGCCAGGGCCGTGTGGAGATCACGGAGAAGGAGCTAGAAACGGCTACCTGCTCCTCCACCTGTCCCCTGAAGTCCTACATGGGGCCTCTGAAGCAGGGCTGCTACGGCATCGACAACTGCAGGAAGATGAATCCTGACTGGAAGCGCTGGTTCACCCGCTGTGACACGTGCCTGTGTGATTGCCACATCGCCTGTG CATCTTTAGGTTAA
- the hinfp gene encoding histone H4 transcription factor, producing the protein MPPASKRARKEDSPLELACEWGSCQESFDRMQEFCEHVEGHLKALDIEDGGNYSFEEHSCLWKECGFCSVESAEEFKRHVYFHCYHTKLKQWGQGVLKAQPSIGTCTIGLHNRNIVPDITDNFICQWEQCEQPSLANPEWFYRHVEMHSMCMDVPSADKELLVRCGWKDCEATFKGRFKLREHLRSHTGEKVVACPICGGMFANNTKFFDHIRRQTTIEGQRFQCSHCSKRFATERLLRDHMRNHVNHYKCPLCDMTCPSPSSLRNHIKFRHSNEKPYSCEYCEYSCKNLIDLRKHLDTHSTEPAYRCDFSNCDYTTRSLHSIKNHYKKVHEGDFVARYKCHVCEQCFTRGNNLTAHLRKKHQFKWPPGHPRFRYREHEDGFMRLQLIRYESVELTEQLMRERPEGHEGEGEDAARTDILGPGEDARVVAHSTEVQVELRGVLLEGEQGEGVFYDLTGGDSSQAGEDTVILQLQDTAQQLGMQVA; encoded by the exons ATGCCTCCTGCAAGCAAACGGGCGAGAAAAGAGGACTCGCCGCTGGAGTTGGCGTGTGAGTGGGGGTCCTGCCAAGAGTCGTTCGATCGGATGCAGGAGTTCTGCGAGCATGTGGAGGGTCACCTCAAGGCGCTGGACATAGAGGACGGGGGAAATTACTCATTTG AGGAACACAGCTGTCTATGGAAAGAGTGTGGGTTCTGCTCTGTGGAGAGTGCTGAGGAGTTTAAGCGCCACGTCTATTTCCACTGTTACCACACCAAGCTGAAGCAGTGGGGCCAGGGGGTACTCAAGGCCCAGCCCAGCATCGGCACCTGCACCATTGGCCTCCACAACCGCAACATCGTGCCTGACATCACAGACAACTTCATCTGCCAGTGGGAGCAATGTGAG cAACCCTCCCTTGCCAACCCAGAGTGGTTCTACCGCCATGTGGAGATGCACAGTATGTGTATGGATGTACCCTCTGCTGATAAGGAGCTCCTGGTGCGCTGTGGCTGGAAGG ACTGCGAGGCCACGTTTAAAGGGCGTTTTAAGCTGCGGGAGCACCTGCGGAGCCACACTGGGGAGAAGGTGGTGGCCTGCCCAATCTGTGGAGGGATGTTTGCCAACAACACCAAGTTCTTTGACCACATCAGGCGGCAGACCACCATCGAGG GTCAGAGGTTCCAGTGCTCCCACTGCTCTAAGCGCTTTGCAACAGAGAGACTGCTGCGGGACCACATGAGGAATCATG TAAATCACTACAAGTGTCCATTGTGTGACATGACCTGCCCATCCCCCTCATCGCTGCGGAACCACATCAAGTTCCGCCATAGCAACGAGAAGCCTTACAGCTGTGAATACTGCGAGTACAG cTGTAAGAACCTGATCGACCTTCGTAAACACCTGGACACCCACAGCACTGAGCCGGCCTACCGCTGTGACTTCAGCAACTGTGACTACACCACACGCTCACTGCACTCCATCAAGAACCACTACAAGAAAGTACACGAG GGAGATTTTGTGGCTCGCTACAAGTGTCATGTCTGTGAGCAGTGCTTCACTAGGGGAAACAACCTCACTGCCCACCTCCGCAAGAAGCACCAGTTCAAATGGCCCCCTGGACACCCCCGATTCAG GTATAGAGAGCACGAGGACGGCTTCATGCGTCTGCAGCTGATCCGCTATGAGAGCGTGGAGCTGACTGAGCaactgatgagagagagaccggagggccacgagggggagggggaggacgcTGCCCGGACAGATATCCTGGGGCCTGGGGAGGATGCCAGGGTAGTAGCACACTCCACGGAGGTCCAGGTGGAGCTGAGAGGGGTGCTGTTGGagggggagcagggagagggTGTGTTCTATGATTTGACTGGGGGGGACTCGTCTCAGGCGGGGGAGGACACTGTGATCCTGCAGCTACAGGACACTGCTCAGCAGCTGGGCATGCAGGTAGCGTGA